GGCATCGTGCCCGGCGGCGGCGTGGCGCTGTTGCGGGCGGCCCGGGCGCTGGACGGTCTCAAGCTGTCGGGGGACGAGGCGACCGGCGCCAACATCGTGCGGCGCGCGCTGGAGGAGCCGATCCGGCAGATCGTGGAGAACACCGGCCTCGAGGGCTCGGTGGTGGTCGAGAAGGTGAAGGCCGCCAAGGAGGCCAGCTACGGCTTCGACGCCGAGTCCAACGAGTACGTGGACATGCTGCAGGCCGGGATCATCGACCCGACCAAGGTCGAGCGCATCGCGCTGCAGAACGCGGCGTCCATCGCGTCGCTGCTGCTGACCACCGAGGCGCTCATCACCGACATTCCGGAAGAGGAGAAGAAGGCCGCGCCGCCCATGCCGCATGGGGGCGACTTCTAGGCGTCCCGCCGGGCGCCGAGCCGACGGCCTCCGGGGGTTTCCCCCCGGGGGCCGTCGTGCGTTCAGCGCCGATCGCCGATTTCCGGCTTG
This sequence is a window from Candidatus Methylomirabilota bacterium. Protein-coding genes within it:
- a CDS encoding TCP-1/cpn60 chaperonin family protein, which codes for GIVPGGGVALLRAARALDGLKLSGDEATGANIVRRALEEPIRQIVENTGLEGSVVVEKVKAAKEASYGFDAESNEYVDMLQAGIIDPTKVERIALQNAASIASLLLTTEALITDIPEEEKKAAPPMPHGGDF